The following proteins are co-located in the Methylomonas sp. 11b genome:
- a CDS encoding 4a-hydroxytetrahydrobiopterin dehydratase, producing MSHDTAKVYSETEIAERLTQELPHWYYENGWIRRKIKTSGWKATLMVVNTVGHLAEKAWHHPDLTVSYAFVIVKLVTHSAKGITDKDFLLAKKIEEVLLWDAAETSAGIFEGTPDDPRFKYIKKD from the coding sequence ATGTCGCACGATACTGCCAAGGTCTATAGCGAGACCGAAATCGCCGAGCGTTTAACACAGGAACTGCCGCACTGGTATTACGAAAACGGCTGGATCCGCCGCAAAATAAAGACCAGCGGCTGGAAAGCGACTTTAATGGTTGTCAATACAGTCGGCCACTTGGCCGAAAAAGCCTGGCACCACCCGGATTTAACTGTTTCCTATGCGTTTGTGATCGTCAAACTGGTCACGCATTCGGCAAAAGGCATCACGGATAAAGATTTTCTGCTGGCCAAAAAAATTGAAGAAGTGTTGTTGTGGGATGCAGCGGAAACCTCCGCCGGCATCTTTGAAGGCACACCCGACGATCCACGATTCAAATATATTAAAAAAGATTGA
- a CDS encoding formylmethanofuran dehydrogenase subunit B has protein sequence MTEITEVPSPFCGIGTDDLSIRVNGTTLKVTANGCSVNTPAFEQAIADTSPRIAGEAASLEAAASKAAELLRDTNQPVIGGCATDVNGMRALLALADKSGAVVDNLNFSNARRNLLALQDSGWMNTTLAELKNRCDLLLVVGTDLEAFAPRFFEKYLWNEESMFLDSTANREIIYLGKAPSGNASTSPTGQKASVLTCADADLPDVTAALSALVKGRIVHAQSVAGIAISDLQSIADKLKAAHYGVVLWGAAALAFDQAELTVQTLCNIVKDLNQLGTRCSGFPLGGKEGDQTANQVCGWTTGYPARVNFARGYPEYDPYLYDTQALLNNGEADALVWVQTFNSSALPPKTDLPTIVIGRSGMKFENEPDVFIPVGTPGIDHAGHAYRLDNVVAIRLKKLRDSGLPSTAEVLTAIEQAL, from the coding sequence ATGACTGAAATTACCGAGGTACCCAGCCCTTTTTGCGGCATTGGTACCGACGACCTGAGCATACGGGTGAACGGCACAACCTTGAAAGTGACCGCAAACGGTTGCTCAGTCAATACACCGGCATTCGAACAGGCCATAGCGGACACCTCGCCGCGCATTGCCGGGGAGGCAGCGAGCTTGGAAGCGGCGGCCAGCAAAGCTGCGGAATTACTACGAGACACTAATCAACCTGTGATTGGCGGCTGCGCGACCGACGTTAACGGCATGCGCGCCCTGCTGGCTTTAGCCGACAAGAGCGGCGCGGTGGTCGATAACCTCAATTTTAGTAACGCCCGCCGCAATTTGCTGGCTTTGCAGGACTCCGGCTGGATGAATACCACGTTAGCCGAACTGAAAAACCGTTGCGATTTATTGCTGGTGGTCGGCACCGATCTGGAGGCCTTTGCCCCGCGTTTTTTCGAGAAATATCTGTGGAACGAAGAATCGATGTTCCTCGACAGCACTGCCAACCGCGAAATTATTTATCTGGGTAAAGCACCGTCTGGAAACGCCTCAACGTCTCCTACCGGCCAAAAAGCCAGCGTACTAACTTGTGCTGACGCCGACTTGCCGGATGTGACCGCCGCATTGTCAGCCCTGGTTAAAGGCCGCATAGTACACGCACAAAGCGTCGCCGGCATTGCCATTAGCGATTTGCAATCCATCGCGGACAAACTGAAAGCCGCCCATTACGGCGTAGTGCTGTGGGGCGCAGCGGCATTGGCATTTGATCAAGCAGAGCTGACCGTACAAACCCTATGTAATATCGTCAAAGACCTTAACCAGTTAGGCACACGCTGCTCCGGTTTCCCATTGGGCGGCAAGGAAGGCGACCAAACCGCTAACCAAGTCTGCGGCTGGACTACCGGTTACCCGGCGCGCGTCAATTTTGCCCGTGGCTATCCCGAGTACGACCCTTATCTGTACGACACCCAAGCGCTGCTAAATAACGGCGAGGCCGATGCCTTGGTGTGGGTTCAGACCTTTAACAGCAGCGCACTGCCGCCGAAAACCGACTTACCGACCATCGTCATCGGCCGCTCAGGCATGAAGTTCGAGAATGAGCCGGATGTGTTCATTCCGGTCGGCACGCCCGGCATCGACCATGCCGGACACGCTTATCGCCTGGACAACGTGGTGGCGATCCGCCTGAAAAAATTGCGCGACTCCGGCCTACCCAGCACCGCCGAAGTCCTGACCGCTATCGAACAAGCACTTTAG